A stretch of Gemmatimonas aurantiaca T-27 DNA encodes these proteins:
- a CDS encoding universal stress protein has protein sequence MYRRILVPLEHSPYDDVIIAHVRQLATLCKSSLLLMHVADGWAARHQKSLQLRESEEMRVDREYLEGWCATLRGEGFEADSILAGGDPASEIAAAADREHCDLIAMAVHGHRGLQDVIYGTTANTVRHRTMVPVLMVRGPAGLRLAGRPR, from the coding sequence ATGTATCGCCGCATTCTCGTCCCGCTCGAGCATTCACCGTACGACGACGTGATCATTGCGCATGTGCGCCAGTTGGCGACCCTGTGCAAGTCGTCGCTGTTGCTCATGCATGTCGCCGATGGCTGGGCGGCGCGGCACCAGAAGTCACTGCAGTTGCGCGAATCGGAAGAGATGCGCGTCGATCGTGAATACCTCGAGGGCTGGTGCGCCACGTTGCGTGGCGAGGGATTCGAGGCCGATTCCATTCTGGCCGGTGGGGATCCGGCATCGGAGATCGCGGCGGCTGCCGATCGTGAACATTGTGACCTGATCGCGATGGCGGTGCACGGACACCGTGGTCTGCAGGATGTGATCTACGGAACCACCGCCAACACGGTCCGTCACCGAACCATGGTCCCGGTGCTCATGGTGCGTGGACCGGCCGGACTGCGCCTTGCCGGGCGCCCTCGCTGA
- a CDS encoding metal-dependent transcriptional regulator, whose amino-acid sequence MPSRAAAAAPPPLTEPVEDYLKAIYELETRTGAAATSDVALALNVAPASVTGMIRRLAAQGFVDHEPYRGVQLTPLGRRAALRTIRRHRILETYLTRVLGYPWDKVHDEAERLEHAASDDLIERMSAALGHPEADPHGAPIPTADGVVDERTHRTLADLDVGESAYMVRVSDKNPSLLRYLAEIALQPGALVTLVSKAPFDGPISLRIGDQEQAVGPSLAAQVHVEPVTAAQTREAVTSEGAAPERPRPRKK is encoded by the coding sequence ATGCCTTCCCGCGCCGCCGCGGCCGCTCCGCCGCCACTGACCGAGCCTGTCGAGGATTACCTCAAGGCGATCTACGAACTGGAAACCCGCACGGGCGCGGCAGCCACTTCTGATGTCGCGCTGGCGCTGAATGTGGCACCGGCGTCGGTGACCGGAATGATCCGCCGGCTGGCGGCGCAGGGCTTTGTGGACCATGAGCCCTATCGTGGCGTGCAGCTCACGCCACTCGGACGCCGCGCGGCGCTTCGCACAATTCGGCGTCACCGCATCCTCGAGACGTATCTCACGCGTGTGCTCGGCTATCCGTGGGACAAGGTGCACGATGAGGCCGAGCGGCTCGAACATGCGGCGTCCGACGATCTGATCGAGCGCATGTCGGCAGCGCTCGGGCATCCGGAGGCCGATCCACACGGTGCGCCGATCCCGACGGCCGATGGCGTGGTGGATGAGCGTACGCACCGCACACTCGCCGATCTCGATGTCGGGGAATCGGCCTACATGGTGCGGGTCAGCGACAAAAACCCGTCGCTGTTGCGCTATCTCGCGGAAATCGCATTGCAGCCCGGCGCGCTCGTCACGCTGGTCTCGAAGGCGCCGTTCGACGGACCGATCTCATTGCGCATTGGTGACCAGGAGCAGGCCGTGGGGCCAAGTCTTGCGGCCCAGGTGCATGTCGAACCGGTCACGGCTGCCCAGACGCGTGAAGCTGTAACGTCAGAGGGCGCGGCACCTGAACGGCCGCGCCCCCGAAAGAAATAA